The Hordeum vulgare subsp. vulgare chromosome 4H, MorexV3_pseudomolecules_assembly, whole genome shotgun sequence genomic interval aatctattatgtttccaaacaggacagattatggtgtaggttataaaaactagatggacagattattaaaaactaataatctactctaccccagctaaaatcagattatgaattgctaatgacctattacccttgtaaagttggagataattacattcctgtcaccgccaccctcctctttttaaaaacaaaatagaaGGCACACAGGTCATTATGCGCTGTAaagcctggattacagtttatataatctggcctccaaacatgcccacctagattatATTTATAAACcagcagattatataatctatcttcataatctagattattataatctattatggttccaaacagggcctaagcatAAGCTATGATCAGCAAAGtccaaaagaaaataagaaactcTCCTTTTTTTTCTACAACAAACATTGGTTAATTAGCGCGGTGTCAACTTTAAGAAACGCACCAAATATATAGGCTAGCGCATGCTATTCCGGGCAGCACCGGTTTCAAGTTTCCACCAATCTACCTACGCACTCCCCACCAAACACTGCAGGCTAGCAGCAGCTAGAACACGCTCGATGCTGCTATCGACACAAATCTTTTCCGCTAGCTGTTGAACACGCCGGTCATGATCCCATGATTGATGGGAATCCCCTGAAAATCAGAGCAAGTCAACAACACCGGTTGCCGTGTACCCACGTCCCATCCCAATCCACATCGCTCCACCCACAACCCGGACCGGAACCTGTGCTCCGTCAAACAATCGACGCATTAACAGCCGATCAATAGCTACTAAGTAAAGTAGGAGCGTAGCTAGCCACATCTGTGTGTGTATTGTGTACTCTCATGTGTGCAGACGCAGACGCGGTAGCATCGGCGGAGATAATAAAGCAGGCTTTGAAGGCATGGGCACGGAATATGCCCGGGCTCTGGAAGAAGCCTATAAATAACTCTGCGACTCCTCTCTCACATCCAtccgtcttcctcctctgctCAACTCAAGAGCGCACGCCACAAAACACACTAGCTAGCTGGCCTGGCCTGATCTACCGGTGGCCGGACCGATCAGATTGTTTGTTGATGGGGAAGATGGTGGGCAAGAGCTGGCAGGAGTCGAGGCTGCTGTGGCACATCGCGTTCCCGGCCATCCTCACCGCCGTCTTCCAGTTCTCCATCGGCTTCGTCACCGTCGGCTTCGCGGGCCACATCGGCGAGGTCGAGCTCGCCGCCGTCACCGTCGTCCAGAACGTCATCGAGGGCTTCGCCTACGGCGTCCTGGTACGCACGCCCGCCGACCCCGCCCCGCGCCAACCCACTTGCACATATGCTAACGCGAAACCATTAACATTGCTGCTTTCATAGCTCATACTAGATGCTTCCATTCCATCTCTTGATTTGCACCGGTTAACCCGGCAAAATTCAGTCGCACGTACGGACGCAGCACGTCTAAGCACATGCCGTAACTCTTGATTAACTGGATTATCGATCATGTCTCGATCAATTCAGATCAGCTTTATAAGTAGTCAATTAGACTGCAGAATTTGCGAAGCACGTAGGTATACATTAAGAGGTCAGTACTCGTAATCAGGATGCATGAAGCGCAGCTAGCAGGTATATACAGCTGATTAATTAAGCTAGCGAGCAATGTGCCGTGGTAATGTAGGGTGGTTTGCACGTCCCCATCTTAGGTCAGCTCCCGTGCGTCGCAAAGTAACACCCGTGTTTGTTCCTTCCCTTGGAGTTGGAGACTTGGGTCAGCACTCAGCAGGACACCAGTAGAAACAAGGGTTTGATTGGTCTGGTCATGCGTATGACCTAAGGAATTATTAACAAAACATGCATGTCTCCCTGTGCGTGCTTGCTTAACCATAATAAAACTTGTAGTAATAAGAAGAAAAGCCTGCAATTGTGACGGATATTACGTACGTACCAGCTTACGCATGAAGAAGCTGGGGTTAGTAGTTAGTGATTGTTTAATTTTCAGTTTGCCTAGGGAGGCCGCAtcgggctggctggctggctggccaacCATCGATCGATCAAGCTAAGGATTCGGTTGTGCAAACATGTGTACTCGCGTGCGCGTGCGCGTGTTTTCTAGCCCGGAATCGGGAAAAGCCAAGGGAAAGGGATCACATGCGGAAAAGCTTACCAATGGCACATGGTGAGCCATGCATGTGTGTCCGCACAGCTTTTTCTCAACAACACGATATGGATGCAGGCATTAATATAGATCGTGCATATATGCACTTATTTTTACGAACACATACTTATCCTACTATCCCTACAAGCATCTTTGAGAGACTAAACCTGCATATCATCATAAGATTGACGAAGTCATCACAAACACCTCGTAGTAGATCGAAACGTACGTATAAGTCTCTTACTATACGCACATAATAAAAAAActcaaaataaattcaaaaataatacTAACGGATTTAAACTTTAATAGGCTATGGACTCCGTTATCCTCGTAAGACCGCACACCTAGCTGGTAATTGTGCGCTGGCCGACACTGCACCGTGCAGGGgcatccatgcatgcatgcatttccaGCAAAGAgccgtgctctctctctctctctctctctttctctttgaACACAAGAAAAGCGGCAAGGTTGCGTTAGAAAACAAGCCTGCCACGACCTGCAAAGTAAGAGTAAGCACAACCGTCCTCTGCAGATCTCCCTCGGATGTTTGGGCGAAGCTGCCGCGCGCACGTACGTGCGTGTCGTGCGTGCCCATCACTCGTCGTGCCGCTGCCGCCACACCCACACTCGATCGGGATTGACCGACGAACGAACCAACCAACGACAGGGACGACACGTCCATGGGAACCATTTTCTCTGACCTCCTGCTTGGGCGGGCCGCCGTTTTCTCGATCGTTCGGTGCACCGAGAAAGCAGGATGTGCGGTGGCGCTGTCGTTGGTGGATGGGCGGCCGTGGCGGCGCTTCGGCCCTCGGGGCCGATGTCGAGCCTGCCTCGTTGCTTCTAGTTGGTTTACGATGCGGTCCGTGGTGTACATGACAGCGTTGACATCGCACGGTGATGAAGGCTTTACATGCTTGTTCATGTCCGTCTGAGTTTTTGGGCTGCATGAGGCTAGCGGTGGTGGCGGCCTACGTGCAGCAGCACGGCGGCGGGGACTTTACGAGCCCCGGGACTTGACCGGCGCTCGGTCGGGCCTATCTAGTCTGGTGCGTCCCGACTGATGTGTCCGGTCGGCATACGCCTATGGCGGTGGAGGACGTCCTCCGGGTTGCTTTGTTGCTGTCGTCCTCCGGTTTTAATGCTTCGGTGTGCTCTCGTCGTCGTGTCCGGGCGGCGATCGTCTTGGACGGTGGAGGTGGTCCCCTCCTGCGTGGTTGTCCTCCTGTCGGACCTTGTCTTCGGGTGGTTCGCCTCAGACTGATTGGCCTTGCTATGTTGGTcatggtgagaccacgatggtgaCTGCAAGACCGTATGACGTTTGTTGGTGGATGACACGCTTGGTGGAGCGCCTCTGATTGTTCGGATGGTGGTGGTTAATTTGAAGGTCGGGAGAAATCATTGTCTTCTAACACCGATACGGTGACGTTTGAAAGTGTCGTCCTTCCTTCCTAAAGGGTGTCGGGTGTTCCTCCTCCTCACATTCCAGAAGTGTATGGAGGAAACCCTAGGACGTGTCCGGACAAcagtgtcgtcgtcgtcattaattTTCTTAAGATGTTGCTTGATATACGATAAATCAAGGTGTTTGGATCGTGGTGTGAATGTGGTTTCATGTTATACCATAtgcggtatatatatatatatatatatatatatatatatatatatatatatatatatatatatatatatatatatatatatatatatatatatatatataacggcTATATCGAGAAAGCAGGATGGAATAGATTCTCTTCTACACCCGGTTCGATCGGTGGACGAGAGCGTACTCGATCCATATGCCGCCGTCGGGGCAGTGCATGTACACATACGGCGCGTACACGTCGTTCGTTTTGGCACCCAAAGACCATGTCACTATTTAGGCGTGACAAAAATGACAATGATAGTGTGGACTATTTAaattgatttttttcttttttttcttcgagtTGGTCGATTAAATTGGTTATTGATGGATGTTCTATATACGTCCGCCTATTAATTATACCCTACGGTGAAAAAAACtatatcttgtttattgcaaccaATACCAAGCATTCACTCACCTCTTCATCATGTGTATGAGCCGCTTTATTAAGCGTttggtatttatttatttatctattCGCTTTCTGTTTCACCCTTTTTTATTCAAATATTGTTTAGTTTTAATATGTTGCTAATTTTTTATAGTAAGTaaatgttttaatatttgttatgcTATATATCGATATTTTCCCCTGAAAATGCAAATGTTTTCTTTAAAACATGGACATATATTTTAATTCTGTCAATATTTTCCCACACCCAATAATGCTTTCATAAACACACGTTTTTTGGATATTCACAAAAGAAGCTATATTAATAAAATAGTGGTATATTCCTCATGGATATTTTCTGTGATATTTTAATATGGAAAAAGCGGAAATTTCTAATGGAGCTCGAGCTTAGTGGGTGaatttgaaaaaacaaaaataaaaataggtaGGTTTTAAAACATCTATAAATATATACGCACATATCTATGGATCTAATTGTCTGTAAAGTTTCATGACAAAATACATTTTTAAGCgagctacacaaaaataacaaaataatgtATTTCTAGCACCACTTTAAAAGTATATATGATTTCTTATTTTACATCTCACATCAAAACGTATTCCATAATAAAATTTTACACACATCTTGTATACATCTATAAGTATTTGTGTATTTATATTCATAATTCCTTTAAAATATAAAAGGTAAAAGGAAAATTGAAAAACTCGGGCGAGAGCCACGAAGCCTCACTCATGAAAATGCAAGTATTAAAATACAACTCTGGTCAATCTTTTGCCATTGTGCCCCTCCATTTATCACTTCCATAGCTTCACCAAAGGCGGGCCAGGTGAATCTAGATCAACAGGAGAGGGTTGATTAAAGGCGATAATGCAAATGTTGGAGGGGAGGGTTAGAGTTTGAGATTTTAGTGTTAGGGTTCACCTTGGGTGACCTGTGGACTTTCGGCTCCATAGGAACAAAGACAGATCGTAACAACATGGTTATTGCTTACGCTTATGTGGGTAGACTGCACCGCGGATTGTATGAGGGCAATGCATCGATATGAGGGGTCAGGGCACAAAGGAAATGACAACGCCATAATTGTTCACCTGTAGATGAGTGGTTAACCAGGAGGCGCTCAATTGATGGCCAAATCCAATGACGCTAGCCCTCGGAAAAGTCGAGGATGGTGTGGAGCGCTGGTGTGGTGGAgagtgagaaagtaagagtgaagGAGAGTTGGGTTTTGGTGTTGAGAGAGATAAAGGGAAAATGAAGTTAAGTAATCTCTACCGTTGAACAAGGTTTAAACGGTAAAAGATAAGAAGTGCGTCATTTTTCAATGTAAAttaactcctacatagccttcccACAGAGTGTGTATACCCGCGTGACGGTGTTCTTCTTGGTAAGAGCATCTGGAACAGCTCCCCTTTTCCCAATGAAATCCTAGCACTAAAGGAGTTGGAAAAAAACAGCCCCAACTGCTCCCCTTTCCCTCATAAAAATTATTGGTGATAACAAAGAAACCATCTTCCCTTAtttgaaagggggggggggggggggcttcgcCTTTTCTCAACCCAATCCCCAATACTACCACATCATAAAATTGCCATAATGGGCGCCGGAATGTCATCGGACCCGTTGAAGCGATGTCGAACCGTTGTCAGAGCACCGCTGCCACCAATGGTGTGTTTGCCGCCGCTGCCAAATCTCATGCATAGACCGTTGGAATAGCCATCCGAGCACCGCCGCATCATCGCCTACCGATTGACAAGTGAATCCTCTGCATGTCAGGTTGATTATTGGAGAACTGTTTTTTTTTATAAAGAGTTTCTTTATTAACTCATAGCTAAGATGCACGCAGCCATAACATAAACACTCTAACAAAGAATATAAAAATGACAAAGTGGCAACAGTAAAGCCATATGAGACCAAAACTACGCCTGTGTGCTCACGAAGAAGGTGGTCCGATTCGAAAACTATTAGGGAACTGTTAAAgcgtccttctccaataattatAAAAGTGGTATCTACATTGCGGTAGTTTCTTGGTGAaccgttggagatgccctaaaggCTACCACGAGTCACCACCCTTTTTGCAAGTTATGAGATGAAGTTCATAATTGGATCGATCGGCGTTTGAATTTCGCTCCTTCCCGCGCACGCATGCGACGTTGCGAGTAAGAAGAACACGAGGTGACGCTACGGGGTTGCGTTTGCATGCAGCTCGGCATGGGCAGCGCGCTGGAGACGCTGTGCGGGCAGGCGGTGGGCGCGGGGCAGGTGGACATGCTGGGCATCTACATCCAGCGCTCCTGGATCATCTGCGGCGCCGCCGCGCTGGCGCTCGCGCCGACCTACGCCTTCACGGCGCCCATCCTCCGCGCGCTCCACCAGCCCGCCGCCGTCTCCGCCGTTGCCGGCCGGTTCGCGCGCTGGGTCGTGCCGCAGCTGTTCGCCTACGCCGCCAACTTCCCGCTGCAGAAGTTCTTCCAGGCGCAGAGCAAGGTCTGGGCCATGACCTTCATCTCCGGCGCCGGGCTCGCCCTCCACGTCGTGCTCAACTACGTCTTCGTCGCCCGCCTCGGCCACGGCCTCTTCGGCGCCGCCATGATCGGCAACGTCACCTGGTGTCTCATCATCGTCGCGCAGTTCGCCTACCTCGTCTCCGGCTGCTTCCCGGAGGCGTGGAAGGGGTTCTCGATGCTCGCCTTCAATAACCTCGCCGCCTTCGTCAGGCTCTCCCTTGCCTCCGCCGTCATGCTCTGGTTGGTAGATATATACACGAATTCAACTGAAATCAGCTGGCAGATTGCTTAAAATGTACTATCATTTTGAATTTATACATGCATGTGTGTGTTATGTGTTATGTAGCTTGGAGCTCTGGTACTACACTGCAGTGCTCATCCTTGTGGGCCTCCTGAAGAATGCTCAGCTCGAGGTTGACATCATGTCAGTCTGGTAAGCATATTTCCTCTGACAACCATATAACTGAACTTTTGTGTACATGTAAAGAAATGGTTCAGTGATTAAACGGTGTCTGAAATCTGCAGCATCAACTACCAGCTCTGGACCCTGATGGTTGCACTAGGCTTCAATGCAGCAGTGAGGTATAATACACGCAACAACACAAATGTAGCACTGCCAACACAAAACTGCAACTgtacaaaagaagaagaaatccatCAGTGATTGTGCTAATGCAAAAAATCTATGACATGCAGCGTTAGGGTGTCGAACGAGCTGGGCGCCAACAGGCCCAAGGCGGCCAGGTTCTCGGTGATCATGGCGGTGTCGACGTCCGCCGCCATCGGGGCGGTCTTCCTGGCCGTGTTCCTTGCCTGGAGGACCGAGCTGCCGCGCTTCTTCAGCGACAACGAGGAGGTGGTGAGCGAGGCCGCAAAGCTCGGCTACCTTCTTGCAGCAACCAtcttcctcaacagcattcagccTGTGCTCTCAGGCACGTACCACTAACACTgatcaattatatatatatatcaaactAATACAATAATCCCAGTGGCAACTGGAACATCTGAACATCAAGTTCACTGTGCAGGTGTGGCGATAGGAGCAGGGTGGCAGGCGCTTGTTGCCTTCATAAACATTGGGTGCTACTACTTGGTTGGCATCCCGCTCggagtcctctttggctttaagCTTAGATTTGGTGCATTGGTAAGGACAAAATCAGATCAACCTCTAAATATGGATGTAGATTTGTTTTCTGAGAAATAATTAAGATGTATGCATAATTATAAACGGGAAGTCGGATTATAACCTGCTCTGAATATACAACAATGCGTTTCTGCAGGGGATTTGGGTGGGCATGTCCATTGGCACGCTGCTGCAGACCGCTGTACTTCTCATAATTTGCTTCAGAACCAAGTGGGAGAAACAGGTGCTGTACAATTCTAACATCACCCGATCCGTTTATCATAGTTATTTCCCATAGATAATGGCTCGATCGTAGTTTGAGCAGGTCTTTATATAGAAAGTGTCTGAACTTTTAACATGCAGGCTATGTTGGCTGAAGAGAGGGTAAAGGAGTGGGGAGGAAGCAGTGAAACATTGCCGGCGGCGACCACAACGGTGACAAACGGTAGCATAGATAGATGAAGATGATCAGATGGTTCCCACATACAGATTGGACAATGCTATTTATATGTATTTCTCTCAAAAAAATCTATTTATATGTACATGGAAACACATATATGTAGATAGTTGTATAGAACTAGTTAACCTGTACAGACTGAGATTGATCCAATGTACCTCGGCTCGGCTTCGTCATTGGGGAAATAGGTCTTTTAGGATCTGTTTCGATCGGACAAATGAAATTCAACTACTAATTCCTGTTTTACGAGAACTAGAATTGGGTATCAATTTCAGTTCAGGTATATGGATGCCGCGAAACCGAATTAGTAGTGAAGTCAAATATAAGTTTTGTTTGGTTCAGCACTTTGAAGAATCGAGCATGCAAACACACTGATGTATTTATGAATGTACTGTTAAATATAACATGCTACAAGTAAACATAAATAAAATACAAGCATTATAGACATGTACCAAATAATATTGTTTGAGCATATAGTATTATTATATGAATACAGCATAAATATGAGGCACTATATTGTTCTTCTTATATTCATACAAGATGTTACAATAATGCATTATATATTTTCTACGAACAAATTTTTACAATGGATTGTGGTAGTATTCCCCCATTATATTTTATTGTATGTCCACATATATGTGCCTATTTTTTTCTTGTTAGTCAACCATATACTTTAAATATATAAGCATAAAATATATTCTGAATATATTTAAATTACTATTTGTACAACCTCTGTTACGAAGGAAAAAAAAAATCTCACATTGGCGGCTTGTTGTTCATTGTCAAATTCGGTATACAAACTAGGCGTGTGTATTGCCAAGTTGTAGCATAAGGGATGGTTGAAGCAAGCAATACTGTTCATGATCCGAAAACAGTCGCAATTCCAATGACACATTCTGCggcagatcttggagaagggtcaTATTGTGGAGTTGTCACAGTTCCAAGTTTGCACTTGAGACTTGAGAGCTCAGACTTTTGATCTAGCCAGACATGAGAAGCAGGGGCATCTGCTTGCTTTGTATAGCCAGCCATTTCCCTCTTTTTGTAAAAGAAAAATGCCATGTGtatcttctactccctccgttcctaaatataagtctttgtagagatttcattagtggactacatacggatgtatatagacatattttagagtgtgcattcaatcattttgttccgtatgtagacatctagtgaaatcgcttaaaagacttatatttagaaacggagggagtagtaaatttTGAAACCAGATTTCCTCACTCAATACTCAAACGTACACATTTTACATCCGGCCCTTAACATgtcctccctccgtccggaattattTGTCAtacaaatggatgtatctagacgtaTATACAtccatttctttttattttggtgacaagtaattccggacggagggatgTAATCCATATTGAAATCTTTAAAATGACCTacgtttaggaacggaggaaataTTTAGTTTAGCTCAATCACCAATGTTGAAATATAGGCAAGACCAAAAAATGGAACCCCGtgggcgcgcgcacacacacacgcaGAAAGGCATTGCTTTCGGACATCAAAATACATTCTTAACTTTCTTTTCATATATCAAATATCAATACTCTACATTGTGCACACAATCATAAAATGAGACTGGCCAGTTAAATATTTTCTCATGTTTGCTATCACCTTGGCAAATTTCATATCTAAAGCACAACAGAAAAGGTCCCTGCAACTTATGGTATATGGTGACTAAATCCTCAATTTTCTAGCTTCTATTTGCCATCTTGTGCGTATACCATTTTGTATGCCTAACTTTGAACCAAAAAGCCATCATAGGATATACCCCGTGCTCACAAACCATTTTGTATGCCTAACTTTGAACCAAAAAGCCATCATAGGATATACCCCCTGCTCACAAACCGAACATGCAAAACACTGCCTCAACTTGGAAAAGAACCTGATCGCTTGATATGATCAAGGGTACCTCTCAAGCCATAGCGTTCAACTGCTCGAATGCCAGCTCGGAACCCATCTCCATATATTGCAGAGGGGTCTGTTTCGATCTGGTGCTTGAAGAATTCTCCAAGTCTTTTCTCAAAGTCAGTCTTTTCACCCTTTTTCGTCGAGGAAGATGTCGAAGGAGTCACTGCTGCGTCTGCTGCTTCCGCTGCTACTGCTgcttctgctgctactgctgctgcttcaGATGTGGTTGCAATGCTACTACTTGAACCTGATACGATTTCAGACTCAAGCCAGAGATGAGCTAGGACTTGACAGATGCCTTCTTCAACCTCTGGACTAGGGATTCGGTATCCTATAAACAAAGAAAATATATCAATATACGTACATGCAGCAGTGTTTGATGGCACGAAAA includes:
- the LOC123447730 gene encoding protein DETOXIFICATION 29-like yields the protein MGKMVGKSWQESRLLWHIAFPAILTAVFQFSIGFVTVGFAGHIGEVELAAVTVVQNVIEGFAYGVLLGMGSALETLCGQAVGAGQVDMLGIYIQRSWIICGAAALALAPTYAFTAPILRALHQPAAVSAVAGRFARWVVPQLFAYAANFPLQKFFQAQSKVWAMTFISGAGLALHVVLNYVFVARLGHGLFGAAMIGNVTWCLIIVAQFAYLVSGCFPEAWKGFSMLAFNNLAAFVRLSLASAVMLCLELWYYTAVLILVGLLKNAQLEVDIMSVCINYQLWTLMVALGFNAAVSVRVSNELGANRPKAARFSVIMAVSTSAAIGAVFLAVFLAWRTELPRFFSDNEEVVSEAAKLGYLLAATIFLNSIQPVLSGVAIGAGWQALVAFINIGCYYLVGIPLGVLFGFKLRFGALGIWVGMSIGTLLQTAVLLIICFRTKWEKQAMLAEERVKEWGGSSETLPAATTTVTNGSIDR